The stretch of DNA AAAAAAGGCTTAAATGACCATCATATCGTACCGATGACGACCTTTTTCAAAGATTTAGGAGTTACCCTTCGCTTTATCGAGTTTATGGATGTCGGAAGTTCTAACGGTTGGAAATTTGATAATGTTGTAACGAAGAAAGAGATTTTTACCATTTTAAAAAAGCATTTTGAACTAGAGCCAGTAAATCCTGCTCATTTTGGGGAAGTTGCGAAACGTTATCGTCACGTTGGTACAAAATCAGAGTTAGGGTTTATCACTTCCGTATCAGAGGCATTTTGCTCTACGTGTACGAGAGCGAGAATATCAGCAGACGGAACATTTTATAACTGCCTTTTTGCTACAAAGGGATTTTCATTGCGTGATTTAATAAGAAATGGTGCAACGGACGAAGAACTTACAGATGCAATAAAAAATATTTGGTCTAAAAGAGCGGATCGTTACTCAGAAGAAAGAACGGAAGAAACTGCCCGTAACCGGAAAAAAATAGAAATGTCCTATATAGGTGGATAAAAAAAATACAAGGTAATCATAAATTACCTTGCATTTTTTATGTGATCATGAAAATAAAAAAAAGAAAAGTAAATGCATAAGGAAGAAAAGAGTAACCATGTTCGCCCAGTTTATAACAAGTTTATGATTTTTCGGTTGTATGACTCCAAAAGCGAATATGTACCAAAACCATTTGGAGTCTCGCCATCTTTTTTTATTGAATGCTGCTGGACTCTTCTTTTTTTTATTTTCATATTTAGCCCATAAAACGACTAAAACAACATCTAAAATAGCGCCAATCGTAACTGCCGTCAAGGCAAACTCCTTAGATACTGTCCATTTTCTTGAATTCGATAATTCCATTTCCCGTACTTCGACTTCTTTCTCATACTTTTCTAGTTCTTCGCTAAATGAGAGGTTAATAGTTTCTTCTTCATTCCGTTCATATTGAAAAAACAGTACACCAAGTATTAACGATAGCAACAGTAAAAAGTAGCCACTAAAGAATAAGGTTACAACTTTATTGTTTTTCATGGGTACAGCCCCTTAAGAAAACTGATTATATGTAAATATTACTATGATTTTATAGTAACTAGAGTAGCTAAATATGACAAAAAAAGGATAATATCAGAAAGATATTATCCTTTTAATGATAGTTTTATTTAGAAGTGTATATGGCTAGCTTTTATTGTGGATAAAGTCACTTTTTCCACCTTTTTTCTCAAAGAGGAACGTTTCTTTAATAACCATCGCCTTATCCATCGCTTTACACATATCGTAAAACGTTAGAGCCGCCACAGATACTGCTGTTAAAGCTTCCATTTCGACCCCGGTGTTACCGCTACATCTCACTTCACAGTCGATCTGTAATTCATAATGCGAAGGATGAGAAATATACTCGAATGAAAAATCAATTCCTTGTAATAGTAGAGGATGACACATTGGGATAAGCTCCCACGTTTTCTTTGCGGCCATAATACCGGCGATTTGTGCAGTTTGTAATGGATCACCTTTTTTAATACTTCCACTATTAATCGCTTCGTATAGTTCTTTAGAAAAAACGATAGAGCTACGCGCTGTGGCACTTCTTTTCGTTTCTCCTTTTTCTGAAACGTCTACCATTTTTGGTCGACCATGTTCGTTGAAATGTGAAAATGAACTCATCTAGCCTCACTCCTAATGTCTATGTAATTCTTCAATAAAATGAGAAACAGAAGGGAGAATTAATTTTTCTGTACCAAGTTTCACTGCATTCGTAGAACCGGGTAGAGCATAGATAGGTGTTCTATTTTTACTTCCCGCAGTTGCTCTACTAAACATTGCTCTCGCTCCAATTTCCTCGAAGCTTAACATTCTAAATAACTCTCCAAAACCTGTCATTTCTTTTTCAAATATACTTGTCACGGCTTCATATGTAATGTCTCTTGCAGTAAAACCAGTACCGCCAGTAACGATAATAGCTTGTATGTCAGGAAGATTACACCAATCTTCTAAAATAGTAACAATATCATGAAAATCATCTTTTACAATTTTATAGTCTATTACGGTATGATTGCTATTCTCTAAAAGTTGTTTTATCGTTT from Sutcliffiella cohnii encodes:
- the moaA gene encoding GTP 3',8-cyclase MoaA; the protein is MAQQLEVVKDYLNRPIRDVRISVTDQCNFRCAYCMPAEIFGPDFPFMKEKELLSFDEIVRVVTNLAPLGVEKVRLTGGEPLLRKDLHLLIEQLNKIEGIQDIALTTNGVHLPKQAKKLAEAGLKRVNISLDTLDEDLFKQINGRGVGVKPILKGIYASIDAGLEVKINMVVKKGLNDHHIVPMTTFFKDLGVTLRFIEFMDVGSSNGWKFDNVVTKKEIFTILKKHFELEPVNPAHFGEVAKRYRHVGTKSELGFITSVSEAFCSTCTRARISADGTFYNCLFATKGFSLRDLIRNGATDEELTDAIKNIWSKRADRYSEERTEETARNRKKIEMSYIGG
- the moaC gene encoding cyclic pyranopterin monophosphate synthase MoaC, whose translation is MSSFSHFNEHGRPKMVDVSEKGETKRSATARSSIVFSKELYEAINSGSIKKGDPLQTAQIAGIMAAKKTWELIPMCHPLLLQGIDFSFEYISHPSHYELQIDCEVRCSGNTGVEMEALTAVSVAALTFYDMCKAMDKAMVIKETFLFEKKGGKSDFIHNKS
- a CDS encoding MogA/MoaB family molybdenum cofactor biosynthesis protein produces the protein MIPTNKYSAIKAAILTVSDTRTIENDRSGQTIKQLLENSNHTVIDYKIVKDDFHDIVTILEDWCNLPDIQAIIVTGGTGFTARDITYEAVTSIFEKEMTGFGELFRMLSFEEIGARAMFSRATAGSKNRTPIYALPGSTNAVKLGTEKLILPSVSHFIEELHRH